A genomic stretch from Arachis stenosperma cultivar V10309 chromosome 3, arast.V10309.gnm1.PFL2, whole genome shotgun sequence includes:
- the LOC130970806 gene encoding uncharacterized protein LOC130970806 isoform X1, translating to MADPELEAIRQRRMQELMARHGVQGNQQNSEQQKAQDDAKREAEERRQMMLSQILSAEARERLARIALVKPEKARGVEDVILRAAQMGQIAEKVSEEKLITLLEQINNQTTRQTKVTIQRRRSVLEDDD from the exons ATG gCTGATCCTGAGTTGGAAGCAATCAGACAGAGAAGAATGCAGGAGCTTATGGCTAGGCATGGCGTG CAGGGCAATCAGCAGAACTCAGAACAGCAGAAGGCTCAGGATGATGCAAAGAG gGAGGCTGAGGAGCGAAGACAAATGATGCTTAGCCAGATATTGTCAGCCGAAGCACGAGAAAGAC TTGCTCGAATTGCTTTGGTGAAACCCGAGAAAGCAAGAGGGGTTGAAGATGTCATACTGAGAGCCGCTCAAATGGGTCAGATAGCTGAAAAG GTTTCTGAAGAAAAACTCATAACACTGCTGGAGCAGATAAACAACCAAACAACAAGGCAGACCAAAGTTACA ATACAGAGGCGTCGAAGTGTTCTCGAGGACGACGATTAA
- the LOC130970806 gene encoding uncharacterized protein LOC130970806 isoform X2: MADPELEAIRQRRMQELMARHGVGNQQNSEQQKAQDDAKREAEERRQMMLSQILSAEARERLARIALVKPEKARGVEDVILRAAQMGQIAEKVSEEKLITLLEQINNQTTRQTKVTIQRRRSVLEDDD; encoded by the exons ATG gCTGATCCTGAGTTGGAAGCAATCAGACAGAGAAGAATGCAGGAGCTTATGGCTAGGCATGGCGTG GGCAATCAGCAGAACTCAGAACAGCAGAAGGCTCAGGATGATGCAAAGAG gGAGGCTGAGGAGCGAAGACAAATGATGCTTAGCCAGATATTGTCAGCCGAAGCACGAGAAAGAC TTGCTCGAATTGCTTTGGTGAAACCCGAGAAAGCAAGAGGGGTTGAAGATGTCATACTGAGAGCCGCTCAAATGGGTCAGATAGCTGAAAAG GTTTCTGAAGAAAAACTCATAACACTGCTGGAGCAGATAAACAACCAAACAACAAGGCAGACCAAAGTTACA ATACAGAGGCGTCGAAGTGTTCTCGAGGACGACGATTAA
- the LOC130970823 gene encoding 26S proteasome non-ATPase regulatory subunit 8 homolog A, whose product MDPKLTEVSQLFERFKAAFLRKDYDTCSNLLSQLKVKLTEFRSLPPLFEDTPNAVRELTIARDIYEHAVVLSVKIEDQDAFERDFFQLKPYYTDACNKLPPSPQEYPILGLNLLRLLVQNRIAEFHTELELLSSAALENPCIKHAVELEQSFMEGAYNRVLSARQTVPHDTYVYFMDLLAKTVRDEIAGCSEKAYDYLSMNDAKQMLMFTSDKELSEYIKEDHPEWEIKNSCVFFQKAKESAPCKEIPSLQLINQTLSYARELERIV is encoded by the exons ATGGATCCGAAGCTAACAGAGGTTTCTCAGCTCTTTGAGCGCTTCAAGGCCGCGTTTCTCAGGAAAGACTACGATACCTGCTCCAATCTACTTTCCCAGCTAAAG GTTAAACTGACAGAGTTCAGAAGCCTTCCTCCCTTGTTTGAAGATACACCTAATGCTGTTCGTGAATTAACAATAGCAA GGGACATATATGAGCATGCTGTTGTCCTTAGTGTTAAAATTGAGGATCAAGATGCCTTTGAGAGGGATTTCTTCCAGTTGAAACCATATTATACAGATGCCTG CAATAAACTCCCACCATCTCCTCAAGAGTATCCAATATTAGGTCTCAACCTTTTGAGACTACTTGTGCAGAATAGAATAGCTGAATTCCATACTGAGTTGGAATTGCTTTCATCTGCTGCTTTAGAAAATCCTTGCATTAAGCATGCTGTGGAGTTGGAGCAATCTTTCATGGAAGGGGCATACAATCGTGTCTTGAGTGCTAGGCAGACAGTTCCCCATGATACATATGTTTATTTCATGGATCTTTTGGCTAAGACTGTGAG AGATGAAATAGCGGGATGCAGTGAGAAGGCATATGATTATCTCTCCATGAATGATGCTAAGCAAATGTTGATGTTCACCTCAGACAAAGAACTCTCGGAATACATTAAAGAG GACCATCCTGAGTGGGAGATTAAGAATAGTTGTGTCTTTTTCCAAAAGGCAAAAGAGTCCGCACCTTGCAAAGAAATTCCCTCCCTTCAACTCATCAACCAGACTCTCAGCTATGCTAGGGAATTGGAGAGGATTGTGTGA
- the LOC130965317 gene encoding probable methyltransferase At1g29790 has product MALAFTTMTLNLVLLMAMVATNILSLYHLSSTLQSPKSPKPPTPVPDQLLHQLHTIRATINHLTRLQHSTDTTTTSSTIPPDLLLYSHLNPIASSCHNHPDLLHKYMSYTPFSLCPSDSDLAESLILRGCHPLPRRRCFSRTAPHKPSSPLPQDPFPSSLPDSSVIWDHYPCKSFDCFHRQNPNLGFNPSSDSSKFTTYKTDLDLPISQLFQIAKSAKSVIRLGLDVGGGTGSFAATMKLRNVTVVTTTMSVGAPYSEAVALRGLVPLHVPLQQRLPVFDGVVDLVRCGRAVNRWIPVTMMEFLLFDVDRVLRGGGYLWIDRFFSKGVDLEKLYAPLIGKLGYKKVKWATGNKTDASGIKNAEVFLTALLQKPTSR; this is encoded by the coding sequence ATGGCTTTGGCGTTCACCACAATGACACTGAACCTTGTTCTTCTCATGGCAATGGTGGCCACCAACATCCTCTCACTCTATCACCTCTCTTCAACTCTCCAATCTCCAAAATCCCCCAAACCACCCACTCCCGTCCCCGACCAGCTCCTCCACCAGCTCCACACAATACGCGCCACCATCAACCACCTCACGCGCCTCCAACACTCCACTGACACAACCACCACCTCCTCCACCATCCCACCAGATCTACTCCTATACTCCCACCTCAACCCGATAGCCTCATCCTGCCACAACCACCCTGACCTCCTCCACAAGTACATGTCCTATACTCCCTTTTCCCTTTGCCCCTCCGACTCCGACCTCGCCGAATCTCTTATCCTCCGTGGCTGCCACCCCCTCCCCCGCCGCCGCTGCTTCTCCCGAACCGCGCCGCACAAACCCTCATCCCCTCTCCCTCAAGACCCTTTCCCTTCTTCACTCCCCGATTCCTCTGTAATTTGGGACCATTACCCTTGCAAATCCTTCGATTGCTTCCACCGCCAAAACCCTAACCTAGGCTTCAACCCTTCCTCCGATTCGTCCAAGTTCACAACCTACAAGACCGACCTCGATCTCCCGATCTCGCAGCTCTTCCAGATCGCCAAGTCCGCAAAGTCAGTCATCCGGCTGGGCCTCGACGTCGGTGGCGGCACTGGGTCATTCGCCGCCACGATGAAGCTCCGCAACGTGACAGTTGTGACGACGACGATGAGCGTGGGTGCGCCATACAGCGAGGCGGTGGCGCTGAGGGGGCTTGTGCCACTTCACGTGCCGCTGCAGCAGCGGCTGCCGGTGTTCGACGGAGTGGTGGACCTTGTGCGGTGCGGGCGTGCCGTGAACCGGTGGATTCCGGTGACGATGATGGAGTTCTTGCTGTTTGATGTGGATAGGGTTTTGAGAGGTGGAGGGTACTTGTGGATTGACAGATTCTTCAGCAAAGGGGTGGACCTTGAAAAGCTCTATGCGCCATTGATTGGGAAATTAGGTTACAAGAAGGTGAAGTGGGCCACTGGGAATAAGACCGATGCTAGTGGCATCAAGAATGCTGAGGTTTTTCTCACCGCATTGTTGCAGAAGCCTACTTCAAGATGA